One part of the Pseudomonadota bacterium genome encodes these proteins:
- a CDS encoding S46 family peptidase, which yields MSAFRAAFLVLLLPALSVADEGMWTLDNFPSEAVAERYGVQIDDAWLRDARLATARLENGCTGSFASGDGLVLTNNHCVWGCVRNLSSADRNLSDEGFLAATRDEELRCPGQQVSVLVDYEDVTEQVRAAAADLPDAEANDARKAKLTALESACSDDASNLRCEAVTLYNGGQYFIYSYQRYDDVRLAFAPELDIAAFGGDPDNFNFPRWCLDMSFLRVYDAQGNPAKTPNHLAWRAAGPQGGDPVIITGHPGSTSRSLTVAELAMLREVEYPAFIERYSELRGRMLEWALTSDEAARTVQQRILGIENGLKVRRNALRALLDSDNMARKVEAEQALRKAVNDDPKLREAYGEAWTLIEDAITAYRNIHDEHLYIEYAVGLQGDLYAYARTLVRAAIEREKPNTERYREYTEAALPQREQRLLAARPINTDYEKLRLRFSLAKLRENLGPDSEYVKLILGTTSPESLASSLVESTALGDPVVRKALWEGGREAIEASDDPMIVLARRVEPKARALRHRYEAEVEAPQVRGTEMLADARFAVYGTNTYPDATFTLRATYGAVQSWQERGEAVGPFTRTARLFERATGERPFKLPASWEGARERLADDTRFNFVATTDITGGNSGSPIIAADGRLVGLAFDGNIHSIAGDFWFDETTNRTVGVDTAIMLEALEKVYGAENLLQELTVVP from the coding sequence ATGTCTGCGTTTCGCGCTGCGTTTCTGGTCCTCTTGTTACCCGCCCTGAGCGTCGCCGACGAGGGCATGTGGACCTTGGATAACTTCCCCAGCGAGGCCGTGGCCGAGCGCTACGGGGTGCAGATCGACGACGCCTGGCTGCGCGACGCACGCCTTGCCACCGCCCGTCTGGAGAACGGCTGCACCGGCTCCTTCGCCTCCGGCGACGGCCTGGTCCTCACCAACAACCACTGCGTTTGGGGCTGTGTGCGCAATCTCTCCAGTGCCGATCGCAACCTCTCCGACGAGGGCTTCCTCGCCGCCACCCGCGACGAGGAGCTGCGCTGCCCCGGTCAGCAGGTGTCCGTGCTGGTGGACTATGAGGACGTGACCGAGCAGGTGCGCGCCGCCGCTGCCGACCTGCCGGATGCCGAGGCCAACGATGCGCGTAAGGCGAAGCTGACCGCACTCGAGAGCGCATGCAGCGACGACGCCAGCAACCTGCGCTGCGAGGCCGTGACCCTCTACAACGGCGGCCAGTACTTCATCTACAGCTACCAACGCTACGACGACGTTCGCCTGGCCTTCGCTCCCGAGCTCGACATCGCGGCCTTCGGCGGAGACCCGGACAACTTCAACTTTCCCCGGTGGTGCCTGGACATGTCCTTCCTGCGGGTCTACGACGCGCAGGGCAACCCAGCCAAGACACCTAACCATCTCGCTTGGAGGGCCGCCGGCCCGCAAGGCGGTGATCCGGTGATCATCACGGGCCACCCCGGCAGCACCTCGCGCTCGCTCACGGTGGCGGAGCTGGCGATGCTGCGCGAGGTGGAGTACCCCGCCTTCATCGAACGCTACTCGGAGCTGCGCGGACGCATGCTCGAGTGGGCCCTCACCAGCGACGAAGCCGCGCGCACGGTACAGCAGCGCATCCTCGGCATCGAGAACGGCCTCAAGGTGCGGCGCAACGCCCTGCGCGCCCTCCTCGACAGTGACAACATGGCGCGCAAGGTCGAGGCCGAGCAGGCCCTGCGCAAGGCCGTGAACGACGATCCGAAGTTGCGCGAAGCTTACGGTGAGGCCTGGACGCTGATCGAAGATGCCATCACCGCCTACCGCAACATCCACGACGAGCATCTCTACATCGAGTACGCGGTGGGCCTGCAGGGTGACCTCTACGCCTACGCTCGCACCCTGGTGCGGGCCGCCATCGAACGTGAGAAGCCAAACACCGAGCGCTACCGCGAATACACGGAGGCCGCCCTGCCCCAGCGCGAGCAGCGCCTGCTGGCAGCTCGCCCGATCAACACCGACTACGAGAAGCTTCGCCTTCGATTCTCGTTAGCCAAACTACGGGAGAACCTCGGCCCTGACAGCGAGTACGTGAAGCTAATCCTTGGCACGACCTCTCCCGAGTCTCTGGCAAGCTCCCTCGTCGAGAGCACCGCCCTCGGCGACCCTGTGGTGCGCAAGGCCCTGTGGGAAGGCGGCCGCGAGGCGATCGAAGCGAGCGACGACCCAATGATCGTGCTAGCCCGGCGCGTGGAACCGAAAGCGCGGGCGCTCCGTCATCGCTACGAGGCCGAGGTGGAAGCGCCGCAGGTGCGCGGCACGGAGATGCTGGCCGATGCCCGCTTTGCCGTGTACGGCACGAACACCTACCCGGACGCCACCTTCACCCTGCGCGCCACCTACGGCGCCGTGCAGAGCTGGCAGGAACGCGGCGAGGCCGTCGGCCCCTTCACCCGCACGGCACGGCTCTTCGAGCGCGCCACGGGCGAGCGCCCCTTCAAGCTGCCCGCCTCCTGGGAAGGCGCTCGTGAGCGGTTGGCGGACGATACGCGCTTCAACTTCGTCGCCACCACGGATATCACCGGCGGCAACTCGGGCAGCCCCATCATCGCGGCCGACGGCCGCCTGGTCGGCCTCGCCTTCGACGGCAACATCCACTCGATCGCAGGGGACTTCTGGTTCGACGAGACCACCAACCGCACGGTGGGTGTGGACACGGCGATCATGCTCGAAGCCCTGGAGAAGGTGTACGGCGCCGAGAATCTGTTGCAGGAGCTTACGGTCGTGCCGTAG
- a CDS encoding ParB/RepB/Spo0J family partition protein, which yields MSAKRRGLGRGLDALLGDAATRKTPLASEGGDVPATATTPPAAEAEPGERVEQLGVERLQRGEYQPRSDMRKESLEELAASIGKQGIMQPIVARPVGGKGAKAKYEIIAGERRWRAAQLAGLSKVPVIIREVPDETALAMALIENIQRENLNPLEEARALIRLVDEFGLTHAEAAEAVSRSRAAVSNLLRLLDLDDAVKERLERRELEMGHARALLPLAGREQARVAAQVVEGRLSVRQTEQLVRQVQKAAAAAEAGAKADEHEGDRDIARLEERLSEQLGAAVKIRHSAKGKGSVSIAYNSLDELEGILDHIK from the coding sequence ATGAGCGCGAAGCGACGCGGCCTCGGCCGTGGCCTGGACGCCCTGCTGGGCGATGCCGCCACGCGTAAGACACCGCTGGCGAGCGAGGGGGGCGACGTGCCAGCGACCGCGACGACCCCGCCGGCCGCCGAGGCGGAGCCGGGCGAGCGCGTCGAGCAACTCGGCGTAGAGCGCTTGCAGCGCGGCGAGTACCAGCCGCGCTCGGACATGCGCAAGGAGTCTTTGGAGGAGCTGGCCGCGTCGATCGGCAAGCAGGGCATTATGCAGCCCATCGTCGCGCGCCCGGTGGGTGGCAAGGGCGCCAAGGCCAAGTACGAGATCATCGCCGGCGAGCGTCGCTGGCGCGCCGCCCAGCTGGCGGGCCTGTCCAAGGTGCCGGTGATCATCCGCGAGGTGCCGGACGAAACCGCTCTGGCCATGGCGCTGATCGAGAACATTCAGCGCGAAAACCTCAACCCGCTGGAGGAAGCTCGCGCCCTGATCCGCCTGGTGGACGAGTTCGGGCTCACCCATGCGGAAGCTGCCGAGGCCGTTAGCCGCTCCCGCGCCGCGGTCTCCAACCTCCTGCGCCTACTGGATCTGGATGACGCGGTGAAGGAGCGCCTGGAACGGCGTGAGCTGGAGATGGGCCATGCCCGTGCCCTGCTGCCCTTGGCCGGACGCGAGCAGGCCCGGGTGGCCGCGCAGGTGGTGGAGGGCCGCCTCTCCGTGCGTCAAACGGAGCAGCTGGTGCGCCAGGTGCAGAAGGCCGCGGCCGCCGCGGAGGCGGGGGCGAAGGCGGACGAGCACGAGGGAGATCGCGACATCGCCCGCCTGGAGGAACGCTTGAGCGAGCAGCTCGGCGCGGCGGTCAAGATCCGCCACTCCGCGAAGGGTAAAGGCTCGGTCAGCATCGCCTACAACAGTCTCGACGAGCTCGAGGGCATCCTCGACCACATCAAGTAG
- a CDS encoding ParA family protein gives MSRIVAIANQKGGVGKTTTSVNLAASLADAGARVLLIDLDAQGNATMGCGIDKHDLEYSVTDVLTREATAAQATQRVEEFGFDVMPSNDDLTLADVSLLREGGGEDTLAKALAQVSEGYDFILIDCPPALSMLTVNALSAATGVIIPMQCEYYALEGLTALINSIERIRQAFNPQLRIQGILRTMFDPRNNLANDVSGQLALHFGDRLYSTAIPRNVRLAEAPSFGRPVLFHDPQSRGSLAYRALADEVLQQVGLQATPSAAAATPAPAAPQVESEGSQP, from the coding sequence ATGAGCAGAATCGTCGCCATCGCTAACCAGAAGGGCGGGGTCGGAAAGACCACCACCTCGGTCAACCTCGCCGCGAGCCTCGCGGATGCGGGTGCGCGCGTGTTGTTGATCGATCTGGACGCCCAGGGCAACGCGACCATGGGCTGCGGCATCGACAAGCACGATCTCGAATACTCGGTCACCGACGTGCTCACCCGCGAGGCCACCGCAGCGCAGGCCACCCAGCGCGTGGAGGAGTTCGGCTTCGACGTGATGCCGTCGAACGATGACCTCACCCTGGCCGACGTTTCCCTGCTGCGCGAGGGTGGCGGCGAGGACACGCTGGCCAAGGCCCTGGCGCAGGTGAGCGAGGGCTACGACTTCATCCTGATCGACTGCCCGCCGGCGCTCAGCATGCTCACGGTGAACGCCCTGTCCGCGGCCACCGGCGTGATCATCCCGATGCAGTGCGAGTACTATGCGCTCGAAGGGCTCACGGCCCTCATAAATTCCATCGAGCGCATCCGCCAGGCGTTCAACCCGCAGCTGCGGATCCAAGGCATCCTTCGCACCATGTTCGACCCGCGTAACAACCTGGCCAACGATGTGTCGGGCCAGCTGGCTCTGCACTTCGGCGATCGCCTCTACAGCACCGCGATCCCGCGCAATGTGCGCCTCGCGGAGGCACCGAGCTTCGGCCGTCCCGTGCTGTTCCACGATCCCCAGTCGCGCGGCTCCCTGGCCTACCGGGCGTTGGCGGACGAGGTGCTGCAACAGGTTGGACTGCAAGCCACGCCGTCGGCAGCCGCGGCGACCCCGGCACCCGCCGCGCCGCAGGTGGAGTCCGAGGGAAGCCAGCCATGA
- the rsmG gene encoding 16S rRNA (guanine(527)-N(7))-methyltransferase RsmG — MRFRSSPVDEAAGTQKIGEVARRDLSTSLGEGIAALGLSISEQRQAQLLDYLALLHRWNRAYNLTAVRDPREMVSRHLLDSLAIAPHLIGERLLDVGTGAGMPGMVLALAFPETLHATLLDPAAKRIRFLQEVQLRLQPANVALVRARVEDAELAVGSFHTVTCRAFSSLAQFVASSAHLVARDGCLLAMKGERAAEEIAALATPWRERAEVIELDVPTLAAQRYLVRLAAPAAAPLRR, encoded by the coding sequence GTGAGATTCCGAAGTAGCCCCGTGGACGAGGCGGCAGGGACGCAGAAGATCGGCGAGGTCGCACGCCGCGACCTGAGCACTTCCTTAGGCGAGGGTATCGCCGCGCTCGGCCTGTCGATCTCAGAGCAGAGGCAGGCGCAGCTCCTCGATTACCTGGCCTTGCTGCACCGCTGGAACCGCGCCTACAACCTCACCGCCGTGCGCGACCCGCGGGAGATGGTCAGCCGCCACCTCCTCGACAGCCTGGCGATCGCCCCGCACCTCATAGGAGAGCGACTGCTGGATGTCGGCACCGGTGCCGGCATGCCGGGCATGGTGCTGGCGCTGGCGTTTCCCGAGACGCTCCACGCCACCTTGCTGGACCCAGCTGCCAAGCGCATCCGCTTCCTGCAGGAGGTGCAGCTGCGCTTGCAGCCAGCGAACGTCGCCCTGGTGCGGGCGCGGGTGGAGGACGCCGAGCTGGCGGTGGGCAGCTTCCACACGGTCACCTGCAGGGCCTTCAGCAGCCTCGCGCAGTTCGTCGCGAGCTCCGCCCACCTGGTGGCGAGGGACGGTTGTCTCCTGGCGATGAAGGGGGAGCGGGCCGCTGAGGAAATCGCCGCCCTGGCCACCCCGTGGCGCGAGCGAGCGGAGGTGATTGAGCTCGATGTGCCCACCCTGGCCGCCCAGCGCTACCTGGTACGCCTCGCCGCGCCCGCGGCGGCCCCCCTGAGGCGGTGA
- a CDS encoding proteasome-type protease: protein MTYCVALRLNAGLVMLSDTRTNAGVDDIAKFRKMFAWNVPGDRAFVLMTAGNLAITQSVISLLQERIDNDDGNGHLYNARSIYRMAELIGDAMREVQERFGPGLRAMNESTLASIVLAGQVQGGDPRLFMIYAAGNFIEATEDTPFFQIGSHKYGKPILDRVIEPETTLNDGITAALLSMDSTLRSDLTVGMPLDLAVLPNGAFEFSIHRRIESDDPSFRALSDAWSMAIRDAFVKMREIPK from the coding sequence ATGACCTATTGCGTAGCGCTACGGTTGAATGCGGGCCTGGTGATGCTGTCCGACACCCGCACCAACGCGGGCGTGGACGACATCGCCAAATTCCGCAAGATGTTCGCCTGGAACGTACCGGGAGATCGCGCCTTCGTCCTGATGACGGCGGGCAACCTCGCGATCACCCAGTCGGTGATCTCCCTGCTGCAGGAGCGCATCGACAACGACGACGGCAACGGTCACCTCTACAACGCCCGCAGCATCTACCGCATGGCCGAGCTGATCGGCGATGCCATGCGCGAGGTGCAGGAGCGTTTTGGCCCGGGCCTGCGCGCCATGAACGAGTCCACCCTCGCCTCCATCGTGCTGGCCGGTCAGGTGCAGGGTGGGGACCCCCGCCTGTTTATGATCTACGCCGCGGGCAATTTCATCGAGGCGACGGAGGACACGCCGTTCTTCCAGATCGGCTCGCACAAGTACGGCAAGCCGATCCTCGATCGGGTGATCGAACCCGAGACCACCTTGAATGATGGCATCACGGCAGCACTGCTGAGCATGGACTCCACCTTGCGCTCAGACCTCACCGTCGGCATGCCGCTCGATCTCGCCGTGCTGCCTAATGGTGCCTTTGAGTTCTCTATCCACCGCCGCATCGAGAGCGACGATCCGAGCTTCCGCGCGCTGAGCGACGCCTGGTCCATGGCCATCCGCGACGCCTTCGTGAAGATGCGTGAGATTCCGAAGTAG